One genomic window of Hydra vulgaris chromosome 03, alternate assembly HydraT2T_AEP includes the following:
- the LOC100204936 gene encoding serpin B6, with the protein MTHVSINQFSWELYDQIVKGVKDTDNLFFSPFSIYAALSIVYCGSRKNTADQMKLVMKCVGDPESVDVHSDFKKIFERIASIHDNGVIVDVGNRIWVNNNFTIENDFCKILGTFYDAEIKNVDFIGNPQLAVDIINQWVDMKTHGKINNVITNQDISVNTRMVVTNAIYFNALWKHAFKNQNTTLTTFYISKKSSVNVPMMYQQNNYKLCYDEEFDSQILTLPYKGNSLEMMIILPKEIDGLHALEEKLLPSKMFLSKLEMWRTSREEKIDVYIPKFKFSTSSNMKSCLMALGITDLFSESVSNLSGISSSNDLFVSNIFHKAFIDVGEEGTEAAAVTAVLIATRCLRITPTFKADHPFLFLIYDASLQLILFSGRFCNP; encoded by the exons atgacgcATGTGTCAATAAATCAATTTTCATGGGAATTGTATGATCAGATAGTAAAAGGCGTGAAAGATACagacaacctttttttttcacctttcAGTATATATGCTGCATTGTCCATTGTTTATTGTGGCTCTCGTAAGAATACAGCTGATCAGATGAAATTGGTGATGAAATGTGTTGGTGATCCAGAAAGTGTCGATGTTCATTCTGATTTTAAAAAG atTTTTGAAAGAATTGCAAGCATCCACGACAATGGTGTCATTGTAGATGTAGGCAATCGTATCTGGGTTAACAACAattttactattgaaaatgaTTTCTGCAAAATATTAGGCACGTTTTATGACGccgaaataaaaaatgttgattttattgGTAATCCTCAACTTGCTGTTGATATTATTAACCAATGGGTAGATATGAAAACTCACGGGAAAATAAATAACGTCATCACGAATCAGGACATTTCTGTAAATACTCGAATGGTTGTTACtaatgcaatttattttaatgcattatGGAAGCAcgcttttaaaaatcaaaatactacacttactactttttatatttCGAAAAAGTCTTCTGTAAACGTACCAATGATGTACCAgcaaaataattacaaattatgtTATGATGAAGAGTTTGACTCACAAATTTTGACTTTACCTTATAAGGGTAATTCTCTAGAGATGATGATTATCTTACCCAAGGAAATTGATGGATTGCATGCTCTGGAAGAGAAATTGCTTCCGTCAAAAATGTTCTTGAGCAAACTTGAAATGTGGAGAACGTCACGTGAAGAAAAGATTGACGTTTACATACCTAAATTTAAGTTCTCGACAAGTAGCAACATGAAAAGTTGCTTAATGGCACTGGGAATAACAGATTTGTTTTCCGAGTCAGTTTCAAATTTAAGTGGAATAAGCAGCTCAAATGATTTGTTTGTTTCGAATATTTTTCACAAGGCATTTATAGATGTAGGAGAAGAAGGAACTGAAGCAGCGGCTGTTACGGCTGTTTTGATTGCAACCAGATGCTTGCGTATAACTCCAACTTTTAAAGCTGATCATCCTTTCTTGTTCTTAATTTATGATGCTTCTCttcaattaatattattttctggGAGATTTTGTAATCCTTAA